A single Dechloromonas denitrificans DNA region contains:
- a CDS encoding AEC family transporter: MAFRLLAILFPIFGIIAAGYFYARQHKPEMAVANRLNMDVFVPALVFAAMAGKSFDLVAFGPLALGGFIVLATCGLLAWPVAKLIGVQPKTLVPPMIFNNSGNIGLPLAVLAWGEDALPAAVILFMVENTLHFSFGARLLDPHARLLTLWRVPVVFAAIAGLAVAMLKIPIWQPLVIAIKMLGDVSVPLLLFSLGVRMTDVSFREWKVATGSAVLRPLAGMLISAGVIQLLGLHGREAAMLLVFGALPPAVLNFLFAERYKQEPERVASIVLIGNLAALLFLPLALAMVL; the protein is encoded by the coding sequence CTGGCCTTCCGGCTGCTGGCCATTCTCTTCCCGATTTTCGGGATTATCGCCGCGGGCTATTTCTACGCCCGCCAGCACAAGCCGGAAATGGCCGTGGCCAACCGGCTGAACATGGATGTCTTCGTCCCGGCCCTGGTTTTCGCCGCGATGGCCGGCAAGTCCTTCGATCTGGTGGCTTTCGGGCCGCTGGCGCTGGGCGGCTTCATCGTGCTGGCGACCTGCGGCCTGTTGGCCTGGCCGGTCGCCAAGTTGATCGGTGTGCAGCCAAAGACGCTGGTGCCGCCGATGATCTTCAACAACTCTGGCAACATCGGCCTGCCGCTCGCCGTGCTGGCCTGGGGCGAAGATGCGCTGCCGGCGGCGGTCATCCTGTTCATGGTCGAGAACACCCTGCATTTTTCGTTCGGCGCCCGGCTGCTCGATCCGCATGCCCGCCTGCTGACCTTGTGGCGGGTGCCGGTGGTCTTTGCCGCAATCGCCGGGTTGGCCGTCGCCATGCTCAAGATTCCCATCTGGCAGCCGCTGGTCATTGCCATCAAGATGCTCGGCGACGTTTCGGTGCCGTTGCTGCTGTTCTCGCTCGGCGTGCGGATGACCGATGTCTCCTTCCGCGAGTGGAAGGTGGCAACCGGCAGTGCTGTGCTGCGGCCGCTTGCCGGCATGCTGATCTCTGCCGGGGTCATCCAGCTGCTCGGCCTGCATGGTCGGGAAGCCGCGATGCTGCTGGTCTTCGGTGCCTTGCCGCCGGCCGTGCTCAACTTCCTCTTTGCCGAACGTTACAAGCAGGAACCGGAGCGCGTCGCGTCGATTGTGCTGATCGGCAATCTGGCGGCGCTGTTGTTCCTGCCGCTGGCGCTGGCGATGGTGTTATGA
- the cyaY gene encoding iron donor protein CyaY, whose protein sequence is MDDKEFNGLADAVLARIESALEASGADIDFELAAGGVLEIEFEDGGKIIVNRHGVAREIWVAARAGGFHFRWDGSAWIDTRDGAELMGKLSALASQQAGENITLS, encoded by the coding sequence ATGGATGACAAGGAATTCAACGGTTTGGCCGATGCAGTATTGGCCCGGATCGAGTCTGCACTGGAGGCCAGTGGGGCCGATATTGATTTCGAATTGGCCGCCGGCGGCGTGCTGGAAATCGAGTTCGAGGATGGCGGCAAGATCATCGTCAATCGACACGGCGTGGCGCGTGAAATATGGGTTGCCGCACGGGCCGGCGGCTTCCATTTTCGCTGGGATGGTAGTGCCTGGATTGATACCCGGGATGGCGCCGAGTTGATGGGCAAGCTGTCAGCCCTCGCCAGCCAGCAAGCCGGCGAGAACATTACGCTGAGCTGA
- a CDS encoding ATP-binding cassette domain-containing protein, whose product MSFLLRIEHLVAGWQRPATQPVDLTLAAGEIVGLTGPNGVGKSTLLAALAGRATVFSGRLERQPGLRLALQTQDIPPVDGLPLAGRELLALTGASPAGLPPWLAERIDSRLDRLSGGQRHYLVLWAIVQAPADLVLLDEPTNNLDAAGVAHLTAHLRERAEAGAGVIVVSHDAAFVEAVCDRVIVLGAGDVE is encoded by the coding sequence TTGAGTTTCCTGCTGCGCATCGAGCACTTGGTGGCCGGCTGGCAACGGCCGGCCACCCAGCCCGTCGACCTGACGCTGGCAGCCGGTGAGATCGTCGGCCTGACCGGCCCCAACGGCGTTGGCAAGAGCACGCTGCTGGCGGCCTTGGCCGGCCGGGCAACCGTCTTCTCCGGTCGTCTCGAACGGCAACCGGGGCTGCGCCTGGCCTTGCAGACCCAGGATATCCCGCCGGTCGACGGCCTGCCGCTGGCCGGCCGGGAATTGCTGGCGCTGACCGGCGCCAGTCCCGCCGGCCTGCCACCCTGGCTGGCCGAGCGCATCGATAGCCGCCTCGACCGCCTGTCCGGCGGTCAGCGCCATTACCTGGTGCTGTGGGCCATTGTGCAGGCGCCGGCCGACCTTGTGCTGCTCGACGAACCCACCAACAATCTCGATGCCGCCGGTGTCGCCCACCTGACGGCTCACCTGCGCGAGAGGGCCGAAGCCGGGGCGGGGGTGATTGTCGTCAGTCACGACGCCGCTTTTGTAGAAGCCGTCTGCGATCGCGTCATCGTACTGGGAGCCGGCGATGTGGAGTGA
- a CDS encoding metal ABC transporter substrate-binding protein, translated as MRKQLSLLLLTLAALPAWANLNVFATVPEWAALAKEIGGDKVTVYSATTAFQDPHRIEAKPSLLAQARRAQLVVAAGADLEIGWLPLVVRDSGNSTIQPGSPGYFEAANYVNRLDVPAVLDRAHGDVHAAGNPHTHLNPHNVMLVGAALATRMAELDAANGPAYQAGFKAFAGKWQTAMARWEKAAAPLRGVPVLVHHSSFVYLTNWLAMKEVGALEPKPGIEPSSGHLTGLLAKQQATPAKMVLRAAYNQDGPSQWIAGKAGIPAVLLPYTVGGTAEAKDLFGLFDDTLQRLLKALP; from the coding sequence ATGCGCAAACAACTATCCCTTTTGTTACTGACGCTGGCCGCCTTGCCGGCCTGGGCCAATCTCAATGTCTTTGCCACCGTGCCGGAATGGGCGGCGCTGGCCAAGGAGATCGGCGGCGACAAGGTCACCGTCTATAGCGCCACCACCGCCTTTCAGGATCCGCACCGGATCGAGGCCAAACCGTCATTGCTCGCCCAGGCGCGGCGGGCTCAGCTGGTCGTCGCCGCCGGCGCCGATCTGGAGATCGGCTGGCTGCCGCTGGTCGTCCGCGATTCGGGCAATTCGACGATACAGCCCGGTAGCCCGGGTTATTTCGAAGCCGCCAACTACGTCAATCGTCTGGATGTCCCGGCCGTGCTTGATCGTGCCCATGGCGATGTGCATGCGGCGGGCAATCCGCATACCCACCTCAATCCGCATAACGTGATGCTGGTCGGTGCGGCTCTGGCTACCCGCATGGCGGAACTCGATGCCGCCAATGGTCCGGCCTATCAGGCCGGCTTCAAGGCATTTGCCGGCAAGTGGCAGACGGCGATGGCCCGCTGGGAGAAGGCGGCCGCCCCGCTGCGCGGCGTGCCGGTGCTGGTCCATCATTCTTCCTTCGTTTACCTGACCAACTGGTTGGCGATGAAGGAGGTCGGGGCGCTTGAACCAAAGCCCGGCATCGAGCCGAGCAGCGGACATCTGACCGGGTTGCTGGCCAAGCAGCAAGCGACGCCCGCCAAAATGGTGCTGCGCGCCGCCTACAACCAGGATGGTCCGAGTCAGTGGATTGCCGGCAAGGCGGGCATTCCGGCGGTGCTGCTGCCCTATACGGTGGGCGGGACGGCCGAGGCGAAAGATCTCTTCGGCCTGTTTGACGACACGCTGCAACGTTTATTGAAAGCTCTACCTTGA
- the lysA gene encoding diaminopimelate decarboxylase: MSPFTLKDGVLHAESVALPAIADQFGTPAYVYSRAALESALGEFHDVLASHPAGLGALVCYAVKANSNLAILNIFARLGAGFDIVSGGELQRVLAAGADPQKIVFSGVGKTADEMKQALEAGIFCFNVESAPELERLNEAAGQLGKKAPVSLRVNPNVDPKTHPYISTGLKEAKFGVAYDDALPLYRRAAALPNIEVAGIDCHIGSQLLDPSPFSEALERILALIDQLTAAGIHIHHLDLGGGLGIKYKDDQVHPTVAAYLTPLLDKLAGRGLKVVLEPGRRLVGNAGLLLTRVEYLKPGEGKSFAIIDAAMNDLMRPALYEAWHDILPVVPHGGESRVYDVVGPVCETGDFLGQARPLDIAAGDLLAVMSAGAYGMAMSSNYNTRPRAVEIMVDGDRTFIIRQRETVAQLYAGETLLPQ, from the coding sequence ATGAGCCCATTTACCCTGAAAGACGGCGTGCTGCATGCCGAATCCGTTGCCCTGCCGGCCATTGCCGACCAGTTCGGCACCCCCGCCTATGTCTATTCACGTGCCGCCCTGGAATCTGCACTCGGTGAATTCCACGATGTCCTCGCCAGCCACCCGGCCGGCCTGGGCGCACTCGTCTGCTATGCGGTCAAGGCCAACTCGAACCTCGCCATTCTGAATATCTTCGCCCGCCTCGGCGCCGGCTTCGACATCGTCTCGGGCGGCGAACTGCAGCGCGTCCTGGCAGCCGGGGCCGATCCGCAAAAGATCGTGTTTTCCGGGGTCGGCAAGACCGCTGACGAAATGAAACAGGCGCTTGAGGCGGGCATCTTCTGCTTCAACGTCGAATCAGCGCCCGAACTGGAGCGCCTCAACGAAGCCGCCGGCCAGCTTGGCAAGAAGGCGCCAGTCAGCTTGCGCGTCAATCCGAATGTCGACCCGAAGACGCACCCCTATATTTCCACCGGACTCAAGGAAGCGAAATTCGGCGTCGCCTATGACGACGCGCTGCCCCTCTATCGCCGTGCCGCTGCCTTGCCGAATATCGAGGTGGCCGGCATCGACTGCCATATCGGCTCCCAGTTGCTCGACCCGTCACCCTTCAGCGAAGCGCTTGAGCGGATTTTGGCGCTGATCGATCAGCTGACCGCAGCCGGCATCCATATCCACCACCTCGACCTCGGTGGCGGCCTCGGCATCAAGTACAAGGACGACCAGGTGCACCCGACCGTTGCCGCCTATCTGACGCCCTTGCTCGACAAGCTGGCTGGTCGCGGCCTGAAGGTCGTGCTCGAACCCGGCCGTCGGCTGGTCGGCAATGCCGGCCTGTTGCTGACCCGTGTCGAGTATCTGAAACCGGGTGAAGGCAAGAGTTTCGCCATCATCGATGCAGCCATGAACGACCTGATGCGCCCGGCGCTCTATGAAGCCTGGCATGACATTCTGCCCGTCGTGCCACATGGCGGCGAAAGCCGGGTTTATGACGTCGTCGGCCCGGTTTGCGAAACCGGCGATTTTCTCGGCCAGGCACGGCCGCTGGACATCGCAGCTGGTGACCTGCTCGCCGTGATGTCGGCTGGCGCCTACGGCATGGCGATGAGTTCCAATTACAACACCCGGCCGCGGGCGGTCGAAATCATGGTCGATGGCGACCGGACCTTCATCATCCGCCAGCGTGAAACAGTCGCCCAGCTATACGCCGGCGAAACCTTGTTGCCGCAATAA
- a CDS encoding STAS domain-containing protein, which produces MPERPAARPRPAEPPVVLKQPEPEAAAPLAEPLPDLEFTNSNPAPSAPLMPLAVTDDFDFSGEDFDRDFTESSVMAIDVEQGGDPVQADIEQVVVMFANSQDAPARALLEMLIRSYSREEGMRFWRLLFDLLQATGDRAAFEKLGFEFAEACETSPPTWRQEHPAPPTAVAGPRVFVLQGVLTGDGAQPVAELAKLVDQKIDVRVDCGKLVGCDDDVAGELAALLRKARRTGVAVDLEHVEGFIDRLNERLVAGEATRATAWLLLLELLQRHGTQDTFEERAVDYAVTFELSPPSWETLPAKHSVVPKASERPRDEAYYLSGELKNCRFDELVAVFEAGELTILDFSAVRRMDFFSAGQLVNRIAPFKAKGCDIVIRSPNHLVAELMAVVGLNKQARIIVPKF; this is translated from the coding sequence ATGCCGGAGCGCCCGGCTGCCCGCCCCCGCCCCGCTGAGCCGCCCGTTGTCCTGAAACAGCCTGAGCCGGAGGCTGCGGCCCCGCTGGCCGAGCCGTTGCCCGATCTCGAGTTCACCAACAGCAATCCGGCGCCGTCAGCGCCCCTGATGCCGCTGGCGGTTACTGATGATTTCGATTTCTCCGGCGAAGATTTCGATCGCGATTTCACCGAATCAAGCGTCATGGCCATCGACGTCGAGCAGGGCGGCGATCCCGTCCAGGCCGATATCGAACAAGTCGTGGTGATGTTCGCCAACAGCCAGGATGCCCCGGCCCGCGCCCTGCTCGAGATGCTGATTCGCAGCTATTCGCGCGAAGAAGGCATGCGCTTCTGGCGCTTGCTGTTCGATTTGCTGCAGGCAACGGGCGACCGGGCGGCGTTTGAAAAACTCGGGTTCGAGTTTGCCGAGGCCTGTGAAACCTCGCCGCCAACCTGGCGGCAGGAGCACCCGGCGCCGCCGACCGCCGTTGCCGGCCCCCGGGTTTTCGTGCTGCAGGGGGTGTTGACCGGCGATGGCGCGCAGCCGGTCGCCGAGTTGGCCAAACTGGTCGATCAGAAAATTGATGTTCGCGTCGACTGCGGCAAGCTGGTCGGTTGCGACGACGATGTCGCCGGCGAATTGGCCGCGCTGCTGAGAAAAGCACGGCGTACCGGTGTCGCGGTGGATCTGGAGCATGTCGAGGGTTTCATCGATCGACTGAATGAGCGTCTGGTGGCGGGTGAGGCAACCCGCGCCACGGCCTGGCTGTTGCTGCTTGAGTTGCTGCAACGGCACGGTACCCAGGACACCTTCGAGGAGCGGGCGGTCGATTACGCGGTGACTTTCGAATTGTCGCCACCGTCCTGGGAAACCTTGCCGGCCAAACACTCCGTGGTGCCAAAGGCCAGCGAGCGGCCGCGCGATGAGGCGTACTACCTGTCCGGCGAACTCAAAAATTGTCGTTTCGATGAACTGGTCGCCGTGTTCGAAGCAGGGGAGCTAACGATTCTCGATTTCTCCGCCGTGCGCCGGATGGATTTCTTTTCGGCCGGGCAACTGGTCAATCGCATCGCGCCGTTCAAGGCAAAGGGTTGCGACATCGTGATCCGCAGCCCGAATCATCTGGTCGCCGAGCTGATGGCCGTGGTCGGGCTGAACAAGCAGGCCCGGATCATCGTTCCCAAGTTTTAA
- a CDS encoding RNA-binding S4 domain-containing protein — protein sequence MRLDKWLWAARFFKTRTLASDAVSGGKVQLNGTRIKPSREVKIGDRLDVANSETHWELTVRALSDKRGPAPEARLLYEESQASIASREAQRETRQLVVDPAADLHGRPTKRDRRQINRFGGS from the coding sequence GTGCGCCTCGACAAATGGCTGTGGGCTGCGCGTTTTTTCAAGACGCGCACGCTGGCCAGTGATGCGGTCAGTGGCGGCAAGGTCCAGCTTAACGGGACGCGCATCAAGCCATCCCGCGAAGTCAAAATCGGCGACCGCCTGGATGTCGCCAATAGCGAAACGCATTGGGAGCTTACGGTCCGGGCGCTTTCCGACAAACGCGGCCCGGCTCCCGAAGCACGGCTGCTCTATGAAGAAAGCCAGGCGAGTATCGCCAGCCGCGAAGCACAGCGCGAAACCCGCCAGCTGGTCGTCGATCCGGCAGCCGATTTGCACGGCCGTCCAACCAAGCGCGACCGCCGTCAGATCAACCGATTCGGCGGCTCATAA
- the hslV gene encoding ATP-dependent protease subunit HslV yields the protein MEQYHGTTILSVRRGNSVAMGGDGQVTLGNIVIKATAKKVRRLYQGRILAGFAGGTADAFTLFERFEAKLEKHQGNLTRSAVELAKDWRSDRALRRLEAMLSVADQDVSLIITGNGDVLEPEQGIVAIGSGGSYAQSAARALLENTELSPRDIVTKSLEIAGDICIYTNRNFTIEVLE from the coding sequence ATGGAGCAATATCACGGCACGACCATCCTGTCGGTGCGGCGGGGCAATTCGGTCGCCATGGGTGGTGACGGTCAGGTGACGCTGGGCAACATCGTCATCAAGGCGACTGCGAAAAAGGTCAGGCGACTGTATCAGGGCCGCATTCTGGCCGGCTTCGCTGGCGGTACGGCCGACGCCTTCACGCTGTTCGAGCGTTTCGAAGCCAAGCTGGAAAAGCATCAGGGCAACCTGACGCGTTCGGCGGTCGAACTGGCCAAGGACTGGCGTTCCGACCGCGCGCTGCGCCGGCTGGAGGCGATGCTCTCGGTGGCCGACCAGGACGTCTCGCTGATCATCACCGGCAATGGCGATGTGCTCGAGCCGGAACAAGGCATCGTCGCCATCGGCTCGGGTGGCTCCTACGCCCAGAGCGCGGCCCGTGCCTTGCTGGAAAATACCGAACTGAGTCCGCGCGACATCGTTACCAAGTCGCTGGAGATTGCCGGCGATATCTGCATCTACACCAATCGCAATTTCACCATCGAGGTGCTGGAATGA
- the lptM gene encoding LPS translocon maturation chaperone LptM, with protein sequence MSRIAAVLLTFSLAACGMKGPLELPPGPAPEPLLGTPKPAKPATKASPADVSTTTKTNTQ encoded by the coding sequence ATGTCCAGAATTGCAGCCGTTTTACTGACTTTCAGCCTCGCCGCCTGTGGCATGAAAGGCCCTCTCGAATTGCCGCCCGGCCCGGCGCCGGAACCGCTGCTTGGCACACCGAAACCGGCCAAGCCGGCCACTAAGGCAAGCCCGGCCGATGTTAGCACGACCACCAAAACAAACACCCAATGA
- a CDS encoding metal ABC transporter permease — protein sequence MWSDLFLVPFLTGLCLAIVLPLLGCYLRLRDEWLAALAYSHVAAAGALLALVIAMPPVLGGMAAAGLVGAGKRFFASKLAGGASYALLLLGGWAVAVLLAANHPLAERLGHALFDGQLYFSSSEQLWLVAGGSLIALAILRALAKHLLLAHVYPDFFRLRGLHAWPTQSGFDVLAALLLALATMSIGVMGAFALVFIPPWLAFRRAPNWRRGLLLAQVIGVLAYIAGFLLALGLDQPFGPVLALLLIGIGLVIA from the coding sequence ATGTGGAGTGACCTCTTCCTGGTGCCGTTCCTGACCGGCCTTTGTCTTGCCATCGTGCTGCCCCTGCTCGGCTGTTACCTGCGGTTGCGCGATGAATGGCTGGCGGCGCTGGCCTATTCGCATGTTGCCGCTGCCGGTGCCTTGCTCGCCCTGGTCATCGCCATGCCGCCGGTGCTCGGCGGTATGGCGGCGGCCGGCCTGGTCGGGGCCGGCAAACGGTTTTTTGCCAGCAAGCTGGCCGGTGGCGCCAGTTATGCCTTGCTGCTGCTCGGCGGCTGGGCGGTGGCGGTCTTGCTGGCGGCCAATCATCCGCTGGCCGAGCGCCTCGGCCATGCCCTGTTCGATGGTCAGCTCTATTTCTCGAGCAGCGAACAGCTCTGGCTGGTTGCCGGCGGTAGCCTGATCGCCTTGGCCATTCTGCGGGCGCTAGCCAAACACCTGCTGCTGGCCCATGTTTATCCCGATTTTTTCCGTCTGCGCGGTCTGCATGCCTGGCCAACGCAGAGCGGCTTCGATGTGCTCGCCGCCTTGCTGCTGGCCCTGGCGACCATGAGCATCGGGGTGATGGGGGCATTTGCCCTGGTCTTCATTCCGCCCTGGCTGGCCTTCCGGCGGGCGCCCAACTGGCGGCGCGGGCTGCTCCTTGCCCAAGTCATCGGCGTCCTCGCCTATATTGCCGGCTTTCTACTGGCGCTCGGCCTGGACCAACCGTTCGGGCCGGTCCTGGCGCTTCTCCTGATTGGCATAGGGCTGGTCATTGCATGA
- a CDS encoding TonB-dependent receptor, which yields MQKSFAMAALLAASCAAQAAGSDADLAAIRAQIAEMKQSYEQRIAALENKLAEAESKTAQPAQAPVVAAAPQAQASASAFNPEVSLILQGKFRQMKDIPNRGITGFFPAGIEGANKRGFSADETELVLAANIDPYWRGQAIIAMADGQAEVEEAWFQSLAIGHGVGLKAGRFRSGIGYINEQHPHARDFADAPLMYQAMFGDSYAQDGVQLKWLAPTPLFVELGAEVGRGANFPGTERNRNGANGSALYVHVGDDLGISNSWRVGMSWLKTKAGERSADFTDLAGVTAQGAFSGDSTTWLADFVWKWAPNGNPKYQNFKFQSEYFSREEKGALSCRSDDAASLCNVAVDSSYRTRQSGWYAQGVYQFTPEWRAGLRYEQLDSGTRDFGLNAANLAVDAYKPKKATAMIDYSWSEFSRVRLQFAQDKSMQGITDNQLTMQYIMSLGAHGAHKF from the coding sequence ATGCAGAAGTCTTTTGCCATGGCTGCCTTGCTTGCTGCGTCGTGCGCGGCCCAGGCGGCTGGCAGTGATGCCGATCTGGCCGCCATTCGCGCCCAGATCGCCGAAATGAAGCAAAGCTACGAGCAGCGCATCGCCGCGCTCGAAAACAAACTGGCCGAAGCCGAGAGCAAGACGGCTCAGCCGGCCCAGGCCCCAGTGGTTGCCGCCGCCCCGCAGGCGCAAGCCTCGGCCAGCGCTTTCAATCCAGAAGTGTCGCTGATCCTCCAAGGCAAGTTTCGCCAGATGAAGGATATTCCGAACCGCGGTATCACCGGATTTTTTCCGGCCGGTATCGAAGGCGCCAACAAGCGCGGCTTCTCGGCCGATGAAACGGAGCTCGTGCTGGCCGCCAACATCGATCCTTACTGGCGCGGCCAAGCAATTATTGCCATGGCCGATGGCCAGGCCGAAGTCGAGGAGGCCTGGTTCCAGTCACTGGCTATCGGCCATGGCGTCGGCCTGAAGGCCGGGCGCTTCCGCTCCGGTATCGGCTATATCAACGAGCAGCACCCGCATGCGCGCGATTTCGCCGATGCGCCGCTGATGTACCAGGCGATGTTCGGCGACAGCTACGCCCAGGATGGCGTGCAGCTCAAATGGCTGGCACCGACGCCGCTGTTTGTCGAGTTGGGTGCGGAGGTCGGCCGCGGCGCCAATTTCCCGGGCACCGAGCGCAATCGCAATGGCGCTAACGGGTCGGCGCTCTATGTCCATGTCGGCGACGACCTTGGGATTTCGAATAGCTGGCGGGTCGGCATGTCCTGGCTGAAGACCAAGGCGGGCGAGCGTAGTGCCGATTTCACCGATCTGGCCGGGGTGACGGCGCAGGGTGCCTTCAGCGGCGACTCGACAACCTGGTTGGCCGATTTCGTCTGGAAATGGGCGCCGAACGGCAATCCGAAATACCAGAACTTCAAGTTCCAGAGCGAGTACTTCTCGCGGGAGGAGAAGGGGGCCCTGAGCTGCCGTTCGGATGACGCGGCCAGCCTGTGCAATGTCGCCGTCGACAGCAGTTACCGGACGCGCCAGTCCGGCTGGTATGCGCAAGGCGTCTACCAATTCACACCCGAATGGCGGGCCGGTCTGCGTTACGAGCAACTCGACAGCGGCACACGCGATTTCGGTCTCAATGCGGCGAATCTGGCAGTCGACGCCTACAAGCCGAAGAAAGCCACGGCGATGATCGATTACAGCTGGAGCGAGTTCTCGCGCGTTCGCCTGCAGTTTGCCCAGGACAAATCGATGCAGGGCATTACCGACAATCAACTCACCATGCAGTACATCATGAGCCTGGGTGCCCATGGTGCGCACAAGTTCTAG
- the hslU gene encoding ATP-dependent protease ATPase subunit HslU: MTPQEIVSELDKHIVGQTNAKKSVAIALRNRWRRAQVAEPLRQEITPKNILMIGPTGVGKTEIARRLARIANAPFIKIEATKFTEVGYVGRDVETIIRDLVEIAIKSHRERAIKQMRSRAEDAAEDRILDVLLPPARSPGFYAENSGPAEDNATRQKFRKKLREGELDDKDIDIEVAAPGMQAEIFAPPGMEELTQQIQGMFQNIGGGKKKSRKLKIKEALKLLTEEEAGKLVNDEEVKQQAVTAVEQNGIVFLDELDKIASRSEMQGADVSRQGVQRDLLPLVEGTTVSTKYGMIKTDHILFIASGAFHLSKPSDLIPELQGRFPIRVELDSLSVADFECILTQTDACLTRQYQALLETEGVHLEFAADGIRRLAEIAFQVNEKTENIGARRLHTVMEKLLEEISFDAGKAGQEKIVIDAASVNQRLGELAADEDLSRYVL; the protein is encoded by the coding sequence ATGACGCCGCAGGAAATCGTTTCCGAGCTGGACAAACATATCGTTGGCCAGACCAATGCCAAGAAATCGGTGGCCATTGCGCTGCGCAACCGCTGGCGGCGAGCCCAGGTGGCGGAACCCCTGCGCCAGGAAATCACCCCGAAGAACATCCTGATGATCGGCCCGACCGGCGTCGGCAAAACCGAAATCGCCCGGCGACTGGCGCGGATCGCCAACGCGCCCTTCATCAAGATCGAAGCGACCAAGTTCACCGAAGTCGGTTACGTCGGGCGCGATGTCGAAACGATCATCCGCGACCTGGTGGAAATCGCCATCAAGAGCCATCGCGAGCGGGCCATCAAGCAGATGCGCTCGCGCGCCGAGGATGCAGCCGAGGATCGCATCCTCGACGTGCTGCTGCCGCCGGCCCGCAGCCCCGGGTTTTATGCCGAGAACAGCGGCCCGGCCGAAGACAATGCGACCCGCCAGAAATTTCGCAAGAAGCTGCGCGAGGGCGAGCTGGACGACAAGGACATCGATATCGAAGTCGCCGCGCCGGGCATGCAGGCCGAGATCTTCGCCCCGCCCGGCATGGAGGAATTGACCCAGCAGATTCAGGGAATGTTCCAGAACATCGGCGGCGGCAAGAAGAAATCGCGCAAGCTGAAGATCAAGGAAGCGCTCAAGCTGCTGACCGAGGAAGAGGCCGGCAAACTGGTCAATGACGAGGAAGTGAAACAGCAGGCGGTTACCGCAGTGGAACAGAATGGCATCGTCTTTCTCGACGAGCTGGACAAGATCGCCAGCCGTTCCGAAATGCAGGGGGCCGATGTCTCCCGTCAGGGCGTCCAGCGCGACCTGTTGCCGCTGGTCGAAGGGACCACGGTGTCGACCAAGTACGGGATGATCAAGACCGACCACATCCTGTTCATTGCCTCGGGGGCCTTCCATCTGTCGAAACCATCCGACCTGATTCCCGAGCTGCAGGGGCGCTTCCCGATCCGCGTCGAACTCGATTCGCTGTCAGTAGCCGATTTCGAATGCATCCTGACCCAGACCGACGCCTGCCTGACGCGGCAATACCAGGCATTGCTGGAAACCGAAGGCGTCCATCTCGAATTCGCCGCCGACGGTATCCGCCGGCTGGCGGAAATCGCTTTTCAGGTAAACGAGAAGACTGAAAACATTGGCGCCCGTCGCCTGCATACGGTGATGGAAAAGCTGCTCGAGGAAATTTCCTTCGATGCCGGCAAGGCCGGTCAGGAAAAGATCGTCATCGACGCAGCCAGCGTCAATCAACGTCTCGGGGAGCTGGCCGCCGACGAAGACCTGTCGCGTTACGTTCTGTGA